The following proteins come from a genomic window of Botrytis cinerea B05.10 chromosome 14, complete sequence:
- the Bcino1 gene encoding Bcino1 — protein sequence MAPHANGSSNTSTMDGASSQPSNQDLFTVSSPNVIYTDDEIRSKYNYRTTAVTQSANGNFVATPKDTVYDFKVERKIPKTGMMLVGWGGNNGTTVTAGIIANRRGLSWATREGTREHNYYGSVVMGSTMKLGTNAKTGDDVNIPFHKALPMVHPNDLVIGGWDISGFNLADAMDRAGVLEPTLKQQIKKEMTDMVPLPGLYYPDFIAANQEDRADNLIPGSKACNEHVEKIRQDIRDFKAKNDLDKVIVLWTANTERFAELIDGVNDTAENLLKAIENGHEEVAPSTIFAVACILENAPFINGSPQNTFVPGCIELAEKHKSFIGGDDFKSGQTKMKSALVDFLISAGIKLTAISSYNHLGNNDGKNLSSQKQFRSKEISKSNVVDDMVAANNVLYKEGEHPDHCVVIKYMPAVGDNKRALDEYYAEIFMGGHQTISLFNVCEDSLLASPLIIDLVVIAEMMTRIQWKAHSTDGVTTKDYKNFHSVLSILSYMLKAPLTPPGAPVVNALAKQRGALINIFRACVGLEPENDMTLEHKLY from the exons atgGCTCCTCACGCAAACGGCTCCAGCAACACCAGCACTATGGATGGTGCATCCTCCCAACCCTCTAACCAAGACTTGTTCACCGTCAGCTCTCCTAACGTTATCTACACTGATGACGAGATTCGCTCAAAGTACAATTATCGTACTACCGCTGTCACTCAGTCCGCCAATGGTAACTTTGTTGCTACCCCCAAAGATACTGTCTATGACTTCAAGGTTGAACGTAAGATCCCCAAGACAGGTATGATGCTTGTCGGTTGGGGTGGAAACAATGGTACAACTGTCACTGCCGGTATCATTGCTAATCGTCGCGGTCTTTCATGGGCAACTCGCGAGGGTACCCGTGAGCACAATTACTATGGCTCTGTTGTCATGGGCTCAACCATGAAACTTGGTACTAACGCAAAGACTGGTGATGATGTCAACATTCCTTTCCACAAAGCTTTGCCAATGGTTCACCCCAATGATTTGGTCATTGGTGGGTGGGATATCAGCGGCTTCAACTTGGCTGATGCCATGGATCGTGCTGGTGTCCTTGAACCTACCTTGAAGCAACAAATCAAGAAGGAAATGACTGACATGGTTCCACTTCCTGGTCTTTACTACCCAGATTTCATTGCTGCCAATCAAGAAGATCGTGCCGACAACCTTATTCCAGGTAGCAAGGCTTGCAATGAACATGTTGAAAAGATCCGCCAGGACATTCG TGACTTCAAGGCCAAGAACGATCTCGACAAGGTCATTGTTCTTTGGACTGCCAACACTGAACGTTTTGCTGAGCTCATTGATGGCGTTAATGACACTGCCGAGAATCTCTTGAAAGCTATCGAGAACGGGCACGAAGAAGTTGCTCCATCCACCATCTTTGCTGTTGCTTGCATTCTCGAAAACGCACCTTTCATCAACGGCTCTCCACAAAACACATTTGTTCCTGGTTGTATTGAGCTTGCGGAGAAGCATAAATCCTTCATTGGCGGTGATGACTTCAAATCTGGTCAAACCAAGATGAAGTCTGCTCTTGTCGACTTCTTGATCAGTGCTGGTATCAAGCTTACTGCCATCTCCAGTTACAATCATCTTGGTAACAATGATGGAAAGAATCTTAGCTCTCAGAAACAATTCCGTTCCAAggagatttcgaaatccAATGTTGTCGATGACATGGTAGCTGCAAACAATGTTCTCTACAAGGAAGGTGAACATCCTGATCATTGTGTTGTCATCAAGTACATGCCAGCTGTTGGTGATAACAAGCGTGCTCTTGATGAGTACTATGCTGAAATTTTCATGGGAGGTCATCAAACCATTTC TCTCTTCAATGTCTGCGAGGATTCTCTTCTTGCTTCACCATTGATCATTGATCTTGTTGTCATTGCAGAAATGATGACTCGTATTCAATGGAAGGCACATTCTACTGATGGAGTTACGACCAAGGATTACAAGAACTTCCACAGTGTTCTTAGCATCCTCAGTTATATGCTCAAAGCACCTTTGACTCCACCTGGAGCCCCAGTTGTTAATGCACTTGCCAAGCAACGTGGTGCTTTGATCAATATCTTCCGTGCTTGTGTTGGTCTCGAACCAGAGAATGATATGACGTTGGAACACAAGCTTTATTAG